One genomic window of Metopolophium dirhodum isolate CAU chromosome 4, ASM1992520v1, whole genome shotgun sequence includes the following:
- the LOC132943415 gene encoding serine/threonine-protein kinase ICK-like has translation MNRYMTLNQLGDGTYGSVVLGQNIDTGEKVAIKRMKRKYYSWDEAMNLREVKSLKKLNHANLIKLREVIRENDTLYFVFEYMKENLYQLMRSQSKFFPEQSIRNILYQILQGLAFMHRHGFFHRDMKPENLLCCGPELVKIADFGLARETRSRPPYTDYVSTRWYRAPEVLLHSINYSTPIDLWAVGCIMAELYTFRPLFPGTSEIDQIFKICSVLGTPDKVLTCIYGLLLQMLGV, from the exons ATGAACAGATACATGACTCTGAATCAGCTTGGAGACGGCACGTATGGATCAGTCGTGTTGGGACAAAACATCGATACAGGAGAAAAGGTGGCCATTAAGAG aatgaaaagaaaatattattcttgggATGAAGCAATGAATTTGAGAGAAGTTAAG tctttgaaaaaattaaatcatgcTAATTTAATAAAGCTGAGAGAAGTCATAAGAGAAAACGATACACTCTACTTTGTATTCGAATATATGAAAGAAAATCTTTATCAGCTTATGCGGAGTCAGAGTAAATTTTTTCCCGAACAGTCCATCAGAAATATACTTTATCAG ATATTGCAAGGATTGGCGTTCATGCACAGGCACGGTTTCTTCCACCGGGACATGAAGCCGGAGAACCTACTGTGCTGCGGTCCCGAGCTTGTCAAAATCGCCGATTTTGGTTTGGCCAGGGAGACTCGGTCGCGCCCCCCGTACACCGACTACGTGTCCACCCGATGGTATCGGGCCCCCGAGGTGTTGTTGCATTCGATCAATTACAGCACGCCGATCGACTTGTGGGCCGTCGGCTGCATCATGGCCGAGCTGTACACGTTCAGACCGTTGTTTCCGGGCACGAGCGAGATCgatcaaatattcaaaatatgctCGGTCCTAGGCACGCCCGATAAGGTACTTACGTGTATATATGGGCTGCTGCTGCAGATGTTAGGCGTGTGA
- the LOC132942768 gene encoding uncharacterized protein LOC132942768 — MYSEEEIKLLAELRRKRGVVKAALTRAQTFVSNFVIGEQAVSLLEFRQEELPQINRKFDDIQSQIELITIEDTVEAETERNKFEELYFMIRSQMQEIIKADKASNTSVHNASHIFSSSGHRNQLPPIPLPSFDGNIQEWSSFFDIFRVIVHEGNEYSDAQKFYYLRSCLQGQALDLVRSIPINDGNYSVVVERLKQRYDNPSLVIQSHIRSLLECPRIEEPSASALQELYSHVSTHVAALSALDQPIEHWDAWLITIVTGRLDRSTGHGWQLHLRNTDLPKYSDLESFLASRCVALEGSEAVSLNQGGSKVIPNNSGTRYSKQNQLKEAQLTRSVSNKKFGAHSRGALVAASEVKEKCAYCTSMHRLYTCSSFKNLSVGDRINFVRETKLCFNCLHPAHAADKCRSRYNCFVCKGKHNTLLHYERKGESSKSVSDEDTPEEGVASSSNQTGSKKVLLVHQGHGHVFLSTAVVLVRDHQGVRRKCHAILDSGSQVNFISKGLAKQLQLPAARSSIPVSGIGANTLQSSTYVDVHVESRFGSSSFNLSCHTLPVIMSQLQPVRPPVEGWTIPSELLPQLADPHFCDSKQIDLLIGGGAFFDILQPSRIQLDVKMLYLQDSKLGWIVTGELSHTCLLSVGRSLEKESKAILGHEDVLYDKQSKANQCSIEENHALEHFQSTFRRNEEGRFVLQLPVKTDLTNLGQSVNSATSRFLSMERKLQQDADLRIEYTKFMKDYLEMGHMQEVVKESNIPKRSCYLPHHAVFKSSSLTTKIRIVFDASARTSSGLSLNDVLMRGPKTQEDIFSILTRFRKYQYVISSDIEKMFRQVAVAEQDWDLQRIFWRNNPSEALRTYRLVTVTYGTKPASFMTTQCLVTLAQQAYEHFPRAADAITKDFYMDDLMTGGETEAECIQLHQEITSILASAKLPLRKWCSNSSYVLGHIGKNVRDPLFTLELGDEEMVKSLGLCWNPVLDEFRFNVIPTPARSKLTKRTLLSDLNKVFDPIGFIAPILVKGKIFLQQVWALKIDWDSPLSSDIHDRWMSFHKDLEKLQNISIPRKVLPKPNEFQIHGFCDASQEAYGACIYVRSHCSENTWQVRLLCARSRVAPIKGSTIPRLELNGALVLAQLLQKLTDAWEIDRHKCHLWTDSTVVLSWLNAQSNRLKVYVSNRVNQILELTNASQWNYVRTDKNPADMISRGTNVTEISASKLWWNGPDWLGISDELWEKVPRNILKEEEIPEQRTIQFALVGVQSNQELVQHYSSWSRLKRATAWLKRFVEYLRTRGVPSEVYLSVRELQAAEVCILKQVQAECFLDELRSLESQGELNLKSKLKSLRPFIKEGLILVGGRLNNSGLSMLQRHPIVLPANHKVTRLIFEQIHLEQLHCGPQALLAEVRRRYWPLRSRVMARSVVSRCVKCTRAKPTFNAPLMAPLPKERVQVARPFAVTGVDFAGPIIIRSGIRRVIGVKAWIAVFVCFTTRAVHLEMVEDLSSQAFLASLRRFTARRGLCSTIFSDNGTNFVGARRELYMHVMAAHPQIAQRGIEWRFNPPSAPHFGGLWESAVKSAKHHLTRMMSDAKLTIGELSTLLCQIEACLNSRPLTPMSSDPSDLEVLTPAHFLVGSPISLPPEVDLRQEPLNSLKRWKYVQALMQHFWRRWSSEYLPQLQIRGKWSSNKTPLKIGDIAIIRDENTPPTKWKLGRVVNVHPGNDGIIRVVTMRLGSGAELKRPTVKLCRLPTDKDINIDADEEVVEKQIFNAGENVAAAT, encoded by the coding sequence ATGTACAGCGAAGAGGAAATAAAATTGTTAGCAGAGCTAAGAAGGAAACGAGGTGTTGTCAAAGCAGCCCTCACACGTGCCCAAACCTTTGTTTCAAATTTCGTTATCGGTGAGCAAGCAGTCTCATTACTCGAGTTCAGGCAGGAGGAGCTGCCACAAATAAACAGGAAGTTTGATGATATTCAGTCTCAAATCGAATTGATTACTATTGAAGATACTGTAGAAGCTGAAACCGAGAGGAATAAGTTTGAAgaactatattttatgataagatCACAGATGCAAGAAATTATCAAGGCAGATAAGGCATCAAACACTTCTGTTCACAATGCTTCGCACATTTTCAGCAGTTCAGGACATCGGAATCAGCTGCCACCAATACCACTGCCATCGTTCGATGGAAACATACAAGAATGGTCTTCATTCTTCGATATTTTCCGTGTTATAGTACATGAAGGAAATGAATATTCAGATGCTCAGAAGTTTTATTATTTGCGTTCGTGTTTACAAGGGCAAGCATTAGACTTGGTGCGTTCTATTCCTATCAACGACGGCAACTATTCGGTAGTTGTTGAAAGGCTTAAGCAACGATACGACAACCCTAGTCTTGTAATTCAGTCGCACATACGATCGCTTCTTGAATGTCCAAGAATTGAAGAACCATCAGCATCAGCGCTGCAAGAACTTTATTCGCATGTAAGCACTCATGTTGCCGCACTGAGCGCGCTTGACCAACCAATCGAACACTGGGATGCGTGGTTAATCACTATAGTTACAGGACGTCTTGACAGAAGCACCGGGCACGGATGGCAACTACATCTGAGAAACACTGATTTACCCAAGTACTCGGACCTCGAATCGTTTCTGGCTAGCCGGTGTGTGGCGTTAGAAGGTTCAGAGGCAGTAAGTTTAAATCAAGGGGGATCTAAGGTTATTCCAAATAATTCGGGCACAAGgtattcaaaacaaaatcaattgaAGGAAGCTCAACTCACCCGATCAGTGAGTAATAAGAAGTTCGGAGCCCACTCAAGAGGTGCTCTTGTAGCAGCATCCGAAGTAAAAGAAAAATGCGCATACTGCACAAGCATGCACAGGTTGTATACATGTAGCAGTTTTAAGAACCTTTCAGTCGGAGATCGAATTAATTTTGTACGTGAAACTAAGCTATGTTTCAACTGTCTTCATCCAGCACATGCAGCTGACAAATGCAGATCAAGATATAATTGTTTTGTCTGCAAGGGGAAGCACAATACTTTACTTCATTATGAAAGAAAAGGGGAATCTTCGAAATCTGTGAGTGACGAGGACACGCCTGAAGAAGGTGTAGCTTCGTCTTCGAACCAAACTGGCTCAAAAAAGGTATTACTAGTTCATCAAGGACATGGCCACGTATTCTTGTCAACAGCAGTAGTTCTAGTAAGGGACCATCAAGGCGTGCGTAGGAAATGCCATGCCATACTAGATAGTGGTTCGCAGGTTAACTTCATATCCAAGGGACTAGCAAAACAACTACAATTACCAGCTGCAAGGTCGTCGATTCCAGTTAGTGGCATAGGAGCAAACACACTCCAGTCTAGTACCTATGTTGATGTACATGTTGAATCCAGATTTGGTTCATCGAGTTTCAACTTATCTTGTCATACCTTACCTGTTATCATGTCACAACTACAACCTGTTCGTCCTCCAGTGGAAGGCTGGACAATTCCAAGTGAGCTATTACCACAGCTAGCTGACCCTCATTTCTGTGATTCCAAACAAATCGATTTATTGATTGGAGGTGGTGCATTCTTTGACATATTGCAGCCAAGTCGTATACAGCTGGATGTGAAGATGTTATATCTGCAGGACAGCAAGTTGGGTTGGATAGTCACAGGTGAGTTGAGCCACACATGTCTGCTAAGTGTTGGCAGGTCGTTGGAAAAGGAATCTAAGGCAATTCTCGGCCACGAGGATGTTTTGTACGACAAACAATCAAAGGCAAACCAGTGTTCTATCGAAGAAAACCATGCGCTCGAACATTTTCAGTCCACATTTAGACGAAATGAGGAAGGTCGTTTCGTGCTGCAATTACCCGTCAAAACAGACCTAACTAATTTAGGTCAGAGTGTCAACTCAGCTACATCTAGGTTTCTCAGTATGGAGAGAAAACTACAGCAAGATGCAGACTTGCGAATTGAGTACACGAAGTTCATGAAAGATTATCTGGAGATGGGCCATATGCAAGAAGTTGTGAAGGAATCGAATATTCCTAAGCGATCATGCTACTTACCACACCATGCAGTATTCAAGAGCTCAAGTTTAACAACTAAAATTCGAATCGTTTTTGACGCCTCAGCGAGAACTTCTTCAGGGTTGTCACTCAACGACGTATTGATGCGAGGCCCAAAGACGCAGGAGGACATATTCTCAATTCTTACGCGTTTTAGAAAATATCAATATGTGATTTCGTCTGACATTGAGAAGATGTTCCGACAAGTAGCTGTGGCAGAACAAGACTGGGATCTCCAACGGATTTTCTGGCGAAATAATCCTAGTGAAGCTTTGCGGACCTATCGATTGGTCACCGTAACTTATGGTACAAAACCAGCCTCGTTCATGACAACGCAGTGTTTGGTAACGTTGGCACAACAAGCGTACGAACATTTTCCCAGAGCTGCGGACGCGATAACGAAGGATTTTTATATGGATGATCTTATGACGGGAGGTGAAACCGAAGCTGAATGTATTCAATTGCACCAAGAGATAACGTCAATTCTAGCCTCAGCAAAATTACCTCTAAGAAAGTGGTGTTCGAATTCCTCTTACGTCTTGGGACATATTGGTAAAAATGTCAGGGACCCCTTATTCACCTTGGAATTAGGAGATGAAGAAATGGTCAAGTCTCTCGGCTTATGTTGGAACCCAGTACTTGATGAGTTCAGGTTCAATGTCATACCAACTCCAGCACGATCAAAATTGACCAAAAGAACACTGCTATCCGATTTGAACAAGGTGTTTGACCCCATAGGTTTTATAGCCCCAATACTCGTAAAGGGAAAGATATTTTTACAGCAGGTATGGGCTTTGAAAATTGATTGGGATAGTCCCTTGTCTTCAGACATTCATGATCGGTGGATGTCATTCCATAAGGATTTAGAGAAACTGCAAAATATATCCATCCCAAGAAAGGTTCTACCAAAACCAAATGAATTCCAAATACACGGATTCTGTGATGCGTCGCAAGAAGCCTATGGGGCTTGCATATATGTACGATCGCACTGTTCTGAAAATACGTGGCAGGTTCGACTGCTGTGTGCTAGGAGTCGTGTAGCGCCAATAAAGGGTTCAACAATTCCTCGTCTTGAACTGAATGGTGCCTTGGTATTAGCACAATTACTCCAAAAGCTAACGGATGCTTGGGAAATTGATCGTCATAAGTGTCATTTGTGGACAGATTCCACTGTAGTTCTTAGTTGGTTAAATGCACAATCCAATCGATTAAAGGTGTACGTCAGCAATCGCGTTAATCAGATCTTAGAGCTTACAAATGCATCGCAATGGAATTATGTAAGAACAGATAAGAACCCTGCTGATATGATATCTCGAGGTACTAATGTAACGGAGATAAGTGCTTCTAAACTTTGGTGGAATGGACCTGATTGGTTAGGCATATCAGACGAGTTGTGGGAAAAGGTCCCAAGAAATATATTGAAGGAAGAAGAAATACCTGAGCAACGCACAATACAATTTGCATTAGTTGGAGTTCAATCTAATCAAGAGTTGGTCCAACATTACTCCTCCTGGTCACGACTGAAGAGAGCAACAGCTTGGTTAAAAAGATTTGTAGAATATTTGAGAACAAGAGGGGTACCAAGTGAAGTTTATTTGTCTGTAAGAGAACTGCAAGCGGCCGAAGTATGTATACTGAAACAAGTCCAAGCCGAATGTTTCCTTGATGAGTTACGATCTCTGGAATCTCAAGGGGAGTTGAACCTAAAAAGTAAACTGAAGTCCCTACGTCCATTTATAAAGGAAGGACTAATCTTGGTTGGTGGACGTTTGAACAATTCTGGGTTGTCAATGTTACAAAGGCACCCGATCGTGTTGCCCGCAAATCATAAGGTGACTCGGttaatatttgaacaaataCATTTAGAGCAATTACATTGTGGGCCTCAAGCTTTGCTTGCTGAGGTGAGACGAAGGTACTGGCCGTTAAGAAGTCGAGTGATGGCTCGTTCCGTGGTATCACGTTGCGTGAAATGCACCCGAGCAAAACCAACATTTAATGCTCCCTTGATGGCTCCATTACCCAAGGAAAGGGTCCAAGTCGCACGACCGTTCGCTGTTACTGGGGTCGATTTTGCTGGACCAATCATCATAAGAAGCGGTATAAGGCGAGTGATAGGCGTGAAGGCCTGGATAGCCGTTTTCGTATGTTTTACCACAAGAGCAGTTCATTTGGAGATGGTGGAAGATCTATCGAGCCAAGCCTTCCTGGCATCGTTGCGTCGATTCACGGCGCGTAGAGGCTTATGTTCAACAATATTTAGCGATAACGGTACAAATTTCGTTGGAGCAAGAAGAGAGCTGTACATGCATGTAATGGCTGCTCATCCACAGATAGCCCAGAGAGGTATTGAATGGAGATTTAACCCACCATCAGCACCACATTTCGGTGGCCTATGGGAGAGTGCGGTTAAAAGTGCAAAACACCATTTAACCCGTATGATGAGTGATGCCAAGCTAACTATTGGTGAATTATCAACACTATTGTGCCAGATAGAAGCTTGCCTTAACTCACGACCGCTGACCCCAATGAGCAGCGACCCATCTGACTTAGAGGTACTAACCCCAGCTCATTTCCTTGTAGGCAGTCCTATCTCGTTACCTCCTGAGGTCGACCTGAGACAGGAACCATTGAATAGTCTTAAAAGATGGAAGTATGTACAGGCGTTAATGCAACATTTTTGGCGAAGATGGTCTAGCGAATATTTACCTCAGTTACAAATTAGAGGAAAATGGAGTAGTAATAAAACTCCATTAAAAATTGGTGATATTGCTATTATAAGGGATGAAAACACACCACCCACAAAATGGAAACTGGGAAGAGTAGTTAACGTGCATCCTGGTAATGACGGGATCATAAGAGTAGTAACAATGCGCCTCGGATCCGGGGCAGAATTGAAGCGTCCGACAGTCAAACTATGCCGACTACCAACAGACAAGGACATAAATATAGATGCAGACGAAGAGGtagttgaaaaacaaattttcaacGCGGGGGAGAATGTTGCCGCCGCAACATAA